Proteins encoded by one window of Streptomyces clavuligerus:
- a CDS encoding spermidine synthase, whose protein sequence is MNEPLPVTRSVDFGTARLLPDIDCDRAWLLTVDGAPQSYVDLDDPARLEFEYTRRLAHVIDVQEPRDAPLDVVHLGGGALTLPRYVAAARPGSRQLAVEADRGLISLVEDVLPLPPGAGVEVCAADARAWVEAAPENSADLVVADVFSGSRIPAGLTSVEYARAAARMLRPGGTYAANIADGAPFGFLRSQLAAFREVFAELAVIAEPAVLRGRRFGNVVLLASRTPVDLAALARRCAADPFPARVEHGAPLTRLIGDAVPVADQEAQPSPEPPDGAFGIG, encoded by the coding sequence GTGAACGAGCCCCTTCCGGTGACCAGATCCGTGGACTTCGGCACCGCCAGACTGCTGCCCGACATCGACTGCGACCGGGCCTGGCTGCTGACGGTCGACGGAGCGCCCCAGTCCTACGTCGACCTCGACGACCCCGCCCGGCTGGAGTTCGAGTACACCCGGCGGCTCGCCCATGTCATCGACGTCCAGGAGCCCCGGGACGCCCCGCTGGACGTCGTGCACCTCGGCGGCGGGGCCCTCACCCTGCCGCGCTATGTCGCCGCCGCGCGGCCCGGCTCCCGGCAGCTCGCTGTCGAAGCCGACCGTGGCCTGATCTCATTGGTCGAGGACGTGCTGCCGCTGCCGCCCGGCGCCGGGGTCGAGGTGTGCGCGGCGGACGCCCGTGCCTGGGTCGAGGCCGCCCCCGAGAACTCGGCGGACCTCGTCGTCGCCGATGTCTTCAGCGGCTCCCGCATCCCCGCGGGCCTCACCTCGGTCGAGTACGCGCGGGCCGCGGCCCGGATGCTGCGCCCCGGCGGGACGTACGCCGCGAACATCGCCGACGGCGCGCCCTTCGGCTTCCTCCGCTCCCAGCTCGCCGCCTTCCGCGAGGTCTTCGCCGAACTCGCCGTGATCGCCGAACCGGCCGTGCTGCGCGGCCGCCGCTTCGGCAATGTGGTGCTGCTCGCCTCCCGGACCCCGGTCGACCTCGCCGCGCTGGCCCGCCGCTGTGCCGCCGACCCCTTCCCGGCCCGGGTGGAGCACGGCGCGCCGCTGACCCGGCTCATCGGGGACGCGGTCCCGGTCGCGGACCAGGAGGCCCAGCCGTCCCCGGAGCCGCCGGACGGGGCCTTCGGCATCGGCTGA
- a CDS encoding elongation factor Tu has product MSTDPFAGNTRSTRPRTPRTACSAAAALRPGARTEPAVNIGTIGHVDHGKTTLTAAVTQVLAARGGGAFVPFDRLDRTPEERIRGITVHPGLVEYATDTRRYTHVDLPGHADHTRTTAAGLCGLDGAILVVSAADGVMPQTAEHVLLARQAGVAHVVVALNKAETCEDDDAVRVEQSVRRLLTAQGYEGGSAPVVQVSAVGALAGRPRWTAAVDALLDAVETYVPPPARAVAAPLLLPVVRVLTVTGRGTVVTGAVERGTVRVGDPVHLVGADGGPRACTVTGLQSFGRPLERAAAGDRVALLLRGVPREAVRRGHVVAAPGTLTPGRDFAARVRLLSGREGGRTAPVRTGFRPQFHLRTADLTGGVDLGAPALARPGTTVAMTVRLGRPAPLEAGLGFAVREGGRTIGAGTVTEVL; this is encoded by the coding sequence ATGTCCACAGACCCGTTCGCCGGGAACACCCGTAGCACTCGTCCGCGCACTCCCCGTACCGCGTGCTCCGCTGCCGCCGCCCTCCGGCCCGGCGCCCGGACCGAACCCGCGGTGAACATCGGCACGATCGGCCATGTCGACCACGGCAAGACCACGCTGACCGCGGCCGTCACCCAGGTGCTCGCCGCCCGGGGCGGCGGCGCCTTCGTGCCCTTCGACCGGCTCGACCGGACACCCGAGGAGCGGATTCGCGGCATCACCGTCCATCCCGGCCTGGTGGAGTACGCGACCGACACCCGCCGCTACACCCATGTCGACCTCCCCGGTCACGCCGACCACACCCGCACGACGGCCGCCGGGCTCTGCGGGCTCGACGGGGCGATCCTCGTCGTCTCCGCCGCCGACGGCGTCATGCCCCAGACCGCCGAACATGTGCTGCTCGCCCGCCAGGCCGGGGTCGCCCATGTCGTCGTCGCGCTCAACAAGGCCGAGACCTGCGAGGACGACGACGCCGTACGGGTCGAGCAGAGCGTCCGGCGGCTGCTGACCGCGCAGGGGTACGAGGGAGGGTCCGCCCCCGTCGTCCAGGTCTCCGCCGTCGGGGCCCTGGCGGGCCGCCCGCGCTGGACAGCGGCGGTGGACGCCCTCCTCGACGCCGTGGAGACCTATGTGCCGCCGCCGGCGCGCGCGGTCGCCGCGCCGCTGCTGCTGCCGGTGGTCCGGGTCCTCACCGTCACCGGACGGGGCACCGTGGTCACCGGCGCCGTGGAACGCGGCACGGTACGCGTCGGCGATCCCGTCCACCTCGTCGGCGCGGACGGCGGGCCCCGGGCGTGCACCGTCACCGGACTCCAGTCCTTCGGCCGGCCGCTGGAGCGGGCGGCGGCCGGGGACCGCGTCGCCCTGCTGCTGCGGGGGGTGCCCCGGGAGGCCGTCCGGCGCGGGCATGTGGTCGCCGCGCCCGGCACCCTGACACCGGGGCGCGACTTCGCCGCCCGGGTCCGGCTGCTGTCCGGCCGGGAGGGCGGCAGGACCGCTCCGGTGCGCACCGGCTTCCGGCCACAGTTCCATCTGCGGACCGCCGACCTCACCGGCGGCGTCGACCTCGGTGCCCCCGCCCTCGCCCGCCCCGGGACCACGGTCGCCATGACCGTACGGCTGGGCCGTCCCGCGCCGCTCGAAGCGGGTCTCGGCTTCGCGGTCCGCGAGGGCGGCCGGACCATCGGCGCGGGCACCGTGACCGAGGTCCTGTGA
- a CDS encoding undecaprenyl-diphosphate phosphatase translates to MSWFESLILGLVQGLTEFLPISSSAHLRLTAAFAGWEDPGAAFTAITQIGTETAVLIYFREDIGRIVRAWFRSLTDRAMRHDHDARMGWLVIVGSIPIGVLGVTLKDQIEGPFRDLRLIATTLIVMGVVLGVADRLAARDESGGRHRAVKQRKTLRELSVKDGLIYGFCQAMALIPGVSRSGATISGGLLMGYTREAAARYSFLLAIPAVLASGVYELKDAGEGHVAWGPTLFATVVAFAVGYAVIAWFMRYITTKSFMPFVIYRILLGILLFALVGAGVLSPHAGESGG, encoded by the coding sequence ATGTCGTGGTTCGAATCCCTCATCCTCGGCCTCGTCCAGGGGCTGACCGAATTCCTGCCGATCTCCTCCAGCGCGCATCTGCGCCTCACCGCCGCGTTCGCGGGCTGGGAGGATCCCGGCGCGGCCTTCACGGCGATCACACAGATCGGCACCGAGACGGCCGTACTCATCTATTTCCGCGAGGACATCGGCAGGATCGTCCGGGCCTGGTTCCGCTCGCTCACCGACAGGGCGATGCGCCACGACCACGACGCCCGGATGGGCTGGCTGGTCATCGTCGGGTCGATTCCGATCGGGGTGCTCGGGGTCACCCTGAAGGACCAGATCGAGGGCCCGTTCCGCGATCTGCGGCTGATCGCGACCACTCTGATCGTCATGGGTGTCGTCCTCGGTGTCGCGGACCGGCTCGCGGCCCGCGACGAGTCGGGCGGTCGGCACCGCGCCGTGAAACAGCGCAAAACGCTCCGCGAGCTGAGCGTCAAGGACGGTCTGATCTACGGCTTCTGCCAGGCGATGGCCCTGATCCCGGGCGTCTCCCGCTCCGGCGCCACCATCAGCGGCGGTCTGCTGATGGGCTACACCCGTGAGGCGGCGGCCCGTTACTCGTTCCTCCTCGCCATCCCGGCGGTCCTGGCCTCGGGTGTGTACGAGCTGAAGGACGCGGGCGAGGGGCATGTGGCCTGGGGGCCCACCCTGTTCGCGACGGTGGTCGCTTTCGCGGTGGGATACGCCGTCATCGCATGGTTCATGCGGTACATCACGACCAAGAGCTTCATGCCCTTCGTCATCTACCGAATCCTGCTGGGAATCCTGCTGTTCGCGCTGGTCGGAGCAGGTGTGCTGAGCCCGCACGCGGGCGAGTCGGGCGGCTAG
- a CDS encoding TVP38/TMEM64 family protein — MFEPAPRPSTALAVRCGRVLLSPWSRLALLFTMLATAGTLVVLYEPQRLLADGWPAARLSGAAAVVLFAVGYGACTAAFVPRPILNLAAGALFGTQAGLVAAVAGTVLGAGVAFTLGRVLGQDALRPLLRGRVLTTVDRQLSDHGFRSMLAVRLFPGIPFAAANYCAAVSRMGYTPFLLATAVGTIPNTAAYVVAGARAGSPTSPAFLLAMGFIVATGLIAAVVAWRKRRALKAG, encoded by the coding sequence ATGTTCGAGCCCGCCCCTAGACCGTCCACCGCTCTCGCCGTCCGCTGCGGAAGGGTGCTGCTCTCCCCGTGGTCCCGGCTGGCGCTGCTGTTCACGATGCTGGCCACGGCCGGCACCCTGGTCGTGCTGTACGAGCCGCAGCGGCTGCTCGCGGACGGCTGGCCCGCCGCCCGGCTGAGCGGCGCGGCGGCGGTGGTGCTGTTCGCGGTCGGCTACGGGGCCTGCACCGCCGCGTTCGTCCCCCGGCCGATCCTCAACCTCGCGGCGGGGGCGCTCTTCGGGACCCAGGCGGGCCTGGTCGCGGCGGTCGCGGGAACGGTCCTGGGCGCGGGGGTCGCCTTCACCCTCGGACGGGTACTGGGGCAGGACGCCCTCCGCCCGCTGCTGCGGGGACGGGTCCTGACCACCGTCGACCGGCAGCTCAGCGACCACGGATTCCGTTCGATGCTGGCGGTCAGGCTTTTTCCCGGGATTCCGTTCGCCGCGGCCAATTACTGCGCCGCGGTCTCCCGTATGGGGTACACACCTTTTCTGCTGGCGACCGCGGTGGGGACGATTCCCAATACCGCGGCGTATGTGGTGGCGGGTGCGCGCGCGGGCTCACCGACATCACCGGCGTTTCTGCTCGCGATGGGTTTCATCGTGGCGACGGGGCTGATCGCGGCCGTGGTCGCCTGGCGCAAGCGGCGCGCCCTGAAAGCCGGGTGA
- a CDS encoding methyltransferase — translation MNRLSTSWGDFALTRFPEDPREPLRAWDAADEYLLRRLAETEAEAETGTPDGRAGSRTESGAGPLSGTAGAVVVVGDRWGALTTALAAHPLVGADRISQISDSFLGRQATLANLARNTPPGSGAAADVRLLSPRDTPPERIDVLLVRVPKSLALLEDQLHRLAPAVHADTVVIGTGMVSEIHTSTLRLFERIIGPTRTSLAVRKARLILSTPDRSLTPGPSPWPLRYDLPADIGALAGRTVTNHAGIFCADRLDIGTRLFLRSLPERAGPVQVVDLGCGNGVVGTAVALADPGASVTFIDESYSAVASAEATYRANVTGGAPARFLVGDGMDPVPDASVDLVLNNPPFHSHRATTDTTARRMFSGARRALRPGGELWVIGNRHLGYHVRLRRLFGNAEVVASDPKFVVLRAVRR, via the coding sequence ATGAACCGTTTGAGCACGTCCTGGGGCGACTTCGCCCTCACCCGCTTCCCCGAAGACCCCCGCGAGCCGCTGCGCGCCTGGGACGCGGCCGACGAGTATCTGCTGCGTCGGCTCGCCGAGACCGAAGCCGAGGCCGAGACCGGGACACCGGACGGCAGGGCCGGGTCCAGGACGGAGAGCGGGGCAGGCCCGCTCTCCGGGACCGCCGGGGCGGTGGTCGTCGTCGGTGACCGCTGGGGGGCGCTCACGACGGCGCTCGCGGCCCACCCGCTCGTGGGGGCCGACCGGATCAGCCAGATCAGCGACTCCTTCCTCGGCCGTCAGGCGACCCTCGCCAATCTCGCCCGGAACACACCGCCCGGCTCCGGCGCGGCGGCGGACGTACGGCTGCTCTCCCCCCGGGACACCCCGCCGGAGCGGATCGACGTCCTGCTGGTGCGCGTACCGAAGAGCCTGGCGCTGCTGGAGGACCAGCTCCACCGGCTCGCGCCCGCCGTCCACGCGGACACCGTGGTGATCGGCACCGGCATGGTCAGCGAGATCCACACCTCCACGCTCCGGCTCTTCGAACGGATCATCGGCCCCACCCGGACCTCGCTGGCGGTGCGCAAGGCCCGGCTGATCCTCAGCACGCCGGACCGCTCGCTCACCCCCGGCCCGAGCCCCTGGCCGCTCCGGTACGACCTGCCCGCGGACATCGGGGCCCTCGCGGGCCGCACCGTGACCAACCACGCGGGCATCTTCTGCGCCGACCGGCTCGACATCGGCACCCGGCTGTTCCTGCGCAGCCTGCCCGAGCGCGCGGGACCGGTCCAGGTGGTGGACCTGGGCTGCGGCAACGGTGTCGTCGGCACGGCGGTCGCGCTGGCCGACCCCGGGGCGTCGGTGACCTTCATCGACGAGTCGTACTCGGCCGTGGCCTCCGCCGAGGCCACCTACCGCGCCAATGTCACCGGCGGCGCACCCGCCCGTTTCCTCGTCGGGGACGGGATGGACCCGGTGCCGGACGCCTCCGTGGACCTGGTGCTCAACAACCCCCCGTTCCACTCGCACCGCGCCACCACCGACACCACCGCCCGGCGGATGTTCTCCGGCGCCCGGCGGGCCCTGCGGCCCGGGGGTGAGCTGTGGGTCATCGGGAACCGCCATCTCGGCTATCACGTACGGCTGCGCCGTCTCTTCGGGAATGCCGAGGTCGTGGCGAGCGACCCGAAATTCGTGGTCCTGCGCGCGGTACGGCGCTGA